Genomic segment of Schistocerca nitens isolate TAMUIC-IGC-003100 chromosome 9, iqSchNite1.1, whole genome shotgun sequence:
GTTTGGGAGGAAATAGGCTCAAATTGTCACTTGTCCACCCAGTTTTAGATTTTCCGTCCTTTCTTTCGGGTGGGTGCTAGGATGGTCTTAGTGACAGTAGTCCTCAGTCGTTAAGCTCTCTCTCCTTCGTCCATCCAAGCAAGTGGTCCACCTCCAATGACCGCGTAGCTGTCGAGTGTCGAAGTCTAGCTTGGCGTCTTTGCCGCAACTAACGCTGTGCGCTGTCGTGCAGGCTCCCGCGCGGTACGCCTTCAAGTACGGCGTGACGGACCCCAACACGGGCGACATCAAGCAGCAGTCGGAGTCGCGCCACGGGGACGTGGTGAAGGGCCAGTACTCGCTGGTCGAGCCGGACGGCTCGGTGCGCACGGTCGACTACACGGCGGACCCGGTGAACGGCTTCAACGCCGTCGTCAGCAAGAGTGGGCCCGCCGTGCACCCGCCGCCCGCGCCCAAGCCCGTGGTCGTGGCCAAGCCCGTGGTCGTGGCCGCCCCGCCGGTCGTGCACCAGCCCGCCGCGCACGTCGTCGCCGTGCCGCAGGTCATCACGGCAGGTGTGTACTATACGTTTGTTCACGAGGGACGTTGTGACGTTTGGAACTTGCAAAAATATCAGGCTATCCTTTACACCTTCTTCTTTCACCTTCAGGAACTCTTCTCCACTTTTTCCCGTCAGgctgtatcatctgcatatctaAGGTTATCTAAATTTATCCCAGCAATTTTAATTCTAATTCTTTCTTCATCCAACCCGGCATCCCTCGCAATGTGCTTTGAATTGAGTTGGAAGAAGTAAGGTTGCGATGTACAGCTTTACCGTAATCCTTTCTGAATAATGCCACTAGAGGAAGTGACAGGACTGGTTTGAGTTGTGAGTGGTTCTCGCTTCttgccaaaataatttttattccctTTAAACGAGTTCTGAATATTTATTTTCTCCTAAAAATTAGCAGAATTTAGAAATTTAAGACACTTTTTCCAAACCAAAATGTGAAAAATGGAAATTGGCGTCATTGGCAGGGAGGCTCCTCGCAGggaaggtccggccgccttgatgcaggtcttattatattcgacgccacactgggcgacctgcgcgccggatgatgatgaaatgatgatgaagacaacacaacacccagtccctgaacggagaaaatctccgactcagccgggaatcgaacccgggcccgtaagacggcaatccgtcacgctgaccattttttaaaccactttttttttattccacaaaaacagtaacaaaaatggctacaatgaaatgacataaataaggtgacagatacaGCTGTTGGGGCGGACAACCAAAATGTTACAATATCGGTAAACAAATCCGCTTTGTAGCTACTCAACAAGAAGAATTTACTCAACACCAAAATGCTCACGTAGCAGTATTAAATTCTCCTACAGTGAAAACACATGAAGTATCAATGCTGCTTCATAACAAGAACTTGATTTTAAATACGTACATATTAAAGATTACACACAAAATCATTACCCAAGGAGCATATTCTACCTCCAATCTGTAAGAGAAtttttgcaataaaaataaaatccgaATAATAATCACCAGGCAACATACAACATAACGAAAAATCAAGTGACATCAAATCCAGTGGCCAAAAGAGTACGCATCTGAAAACATAGAGAATCTAGAATTGACAGATATCAAGCACAGCTAGAAGGCAAGACTGGTTTCGTAATTTGAGCTTATCAGACTGATTTCACTCAGTACACGCAATAGTGCATACCACATAGCAGCATCCGCTGACCTCCAACACAAGAGCCCTGTCTTGACCCGTTTAGTTACTCCAGATAGGATAATCACACTTCCTTCCTggtcacaatataaattccttatGGGGCGAATGAGATGATCTGGTTCTCTCATGTTTTTCAGTACTGACCGTACTCTACTGTGGTATAGGCAGTCGAAGAGTTTAACATAATCAATAAGGCAGAGATACACATCTCTCTGGAATTCTCTTGCCTTCTCCATAATCTATCGGATGTTGGCAGTCTGATGCCTGGTCCCTCCTCGTTTATGAAAATTGCCTCTCATTCAGGCACTCTCACTCCTTAAATTCGCGGTCTGTTTTGTAAGTTTTCAGCAGTATATTATGAATAAGAGCAGAAAACTGTATAACGGGAgttggattagttatgaataggaatgtaggcagagagtgagttactgtgaattgttcagtgatagggttgttctttctAATCAGAACCAACAGCAAGAAAACGCCGACAAGAATAGTTCAGGTATTCACACAGTAGTGTAAGcataagatgaaaagatagagaaaatatatgaggacataaaggtaatacagtatgtaaagggagattaaaatctaatagtcatgggggattggaatgtgattgtagggaaaggagtagaagacacGGTCACGGGAAAATAAgcgcttggtagtaggaatgagagatcagaaagactaattgggttttCCAACAAATTTCAGATGGTAGTAGCGagaggagcaggtatacttggaaaaggccaggagatataggaagatttcagttagattacatcatggtcattcagagattcagaaatcagatattgtattgcaaggcgtacccacggtcagatatagacacagatgaaGAATAGGCAattaaatgggatacggaagtactaaagaaagaAGGGATACGCTTGTAGTTCTCTTAGGCTATATACAATGCGATAATGAATACCTCAGCAGGCcgttcagttgaagatgaatggacatctctaaaatgcgCAATCACAGAAGCTAGAGTGAAAAAAAAATAGGTACAAGAAAGGTACCTACAaagaaaccgtggataacagaaCCACTTCAATTGATCAAcgaaagaaaatacagaaatacaagtcgctcaggtatgaaataaataggaagtgcagggaagctaaggtgaaatggttatatgaaaaatgtgaagaaatcgaaagagaaatgatggTCGAAAGGACtgcctcagcatacagaaaagtcgaaacGACTTTCGGTGACTTTTGCGAACATGTCTCTCTGGTGTAgcggtttatttattatttaaaattgaaTATAAACAGTCACAACCGCAATAAATTATTTTTGTCTATAAGGTCATCAGTTTTGACTGTTTTAAACCATCTTAACGAGCAGGCGCTACACCTCCACGAATGCTCCATTCACTGTCACCGTCTACCACCATGGTTtgggtctgaagatgatctaaaacagaccgaaaccggaaACGTAttatataaaagaaatgtttattgcggttgtgactgtttatattcagttttaaaccttcattgaaattaaaagcaatggtggtaactttAAAGAGTGCAGTGGCAATTCACTGTTAACGCAGAGCTCTGTGAGGGGGAGGGCTTACCTGATGACATGACAGaacaagaaacagaagtcgatggggaagagataggagatcgaGTTTTAAAATCAGTTAAAAGagcagaaggggtggtttagcaTTCCATGGGAATTACTAAAATAGTTGGCATAGGTGGCAGCGAAACGATTATTCATGTTGCTGTGTAGAATTTGTgaggctggcgatataccatcagactttcggaaaaacatcatccacaccatCCACACGGTTCCCAAAActgtaagagccgacaagtgtgaaaattattgcacaatcaacttaacacatCGTTCATCCAAGTtattgacaagaataacatacagacgaatggaaaataaaattgaggatctcttagatgacgaccagtttgcctTCAGGagcggtaaaggcaccagacaggtagttctgacgttgcggctataatggaagcaaggctgaagaaacgTCAAGACACGTTCTtgaatttgtcaacctggaaaaagattTTGACAGCatcaaatggtgcaaaattttcgaaatcttgagaaaaataggggtaagttacggggaaagacgggcaatatacaatatgtagaacaacAAAGAGAGAATTATAATAGTCCAAGAACGAGGTGCACGGATTAAACAGGTTTTAAgttagagatgtagtctttcgcccctgctgtgcAATCTATACGTCGAAATGATACGCGGAAATACATGTTCAAGAATGGGATAAAACTGTTAAGATTCGCCGATGAAGAAAAATCACAGGacttgttgaaaggaatgaacagtttaatgagcaaCAGAATAGTGACTGAGAATAAGTCCAAGCAACACGACAGtaacgagaaatagcagaaatgaaaacagcgagaaacttgacatcataactggcgatcacgaagtagatgaagttaagaaattctgctacctagcttcaaaataaccaattacggtgcaaggaggagataaaaagcagactagtactggcaaaaagattcctggccaagagaaatctactagtatcaaacgtaggtcttaatttgaggaagaaatttctgagaatatactttcggagcacagcattgtatagtagtgaaatatgaaaaccggaacagaagaaaatagaagtatttgagatgtggcgctacaaaataatgttgaaaattatgtggactgataaagtaaggaatgagaaggttctccgcagaatcggtgaggaaaggaatatatggaaaacactgacaggaagaaggaacggaatgataggacatctgttaagatatcaggaaataacttctatggtactagaggaagccgtagaggataaaaaatttacaaaaagacAATGATTAGAATACatgcaggaaataactgaggacgtaggttgtaagtgcttctctgagatggaaACGTTGGCACAGCAGAGGCATTTGTGGagagccgcaccaaaccagtcagaagactggtgactgcaATTGTTTGGTAATTCGAACACACTTAGGGAGTACCCTTCTTTGGGATCGGGACGAATGCTGAACTTTTCTGTTCTTTTGGCCACTGTTTGAGTCTCCATAATTGCTGACAtactgaatgcaacagtttcaccgaGTTGTCCAATGACTGACAGCAATTCTGCTGGAATTCGATCATGCCCACTAGCCTTGTTTTCGCAATATTTTCTAGGGATCATTTGACTTTAATCTCTGATATAATCTTTTTCTAGTTCTAAAATCTCATTAACTCTACTTTCACCAGTACGCAGTTCTTTCTTATGTAGATATTCTACACATTCTGTCCATTTTCCCTTAATGTTGTGTTACATCTTTACTATTTCTATCCTTTTTCACTCCAGTCTTCGTTCTGATTTTTCCTTTTATGTAACTAACTAATAAGGAAACTTTCTACCTCAAAACCGCCTGGTAATGATTCTACCAGGAATGAAGTCACTGGGTGTGTGTCAGGAGCATATGGGGAGGGTAGGGGCTGGGACGGAGGGCTGGACTTGGGGAAAAATTTGCCAGCTCGAACAATTAGAAGGTATAACACTTCATTTTTGAAAGCTCCTTTCCTCCTTTTTCCTCATAATACTACACTATATTTTATTGGAAGAAATCTTTTCAAAGGAAACAATTTACAAAAGGATTACACCCGGTAAAACGATGAAACCGTGTGCCTACTGCCCGTGACGTGCTTGTAATTAACTGCTACACAAAATTAATTACTAGGAGCCTTTGCAGTAAAAGATGATGTCCACTTACTTAGTTTATTAATCTTCAAACGATAGAATACGGCTAACTATGTCCCCATTCACACTAATATAACTCACAAATCCAAGTCCATATATTTCGGAAAAGACACAGATTGTCCATGTTGCTTTAGCACGAATCTGATCATATCGTCAGATCGGCTATAAGTCAGAGGCATTCATACGaagtataggggggggggggggggggagtcctatAGTACCGACCACCTTAACGTTTTCACttgtaaaatatgaaatatttaaaactttaggaatttaaaatttAATACAGTATTATTGTACTTAAACTAGTGCCTTGAGATGTACATGTATGACTTccctgaaattttaaaaaaattggcaaCTCATGTAGAAGTAAAAACAGGTGGCTTTTCAGTCTATACAGTAATTGTCTTCCAATTCGGCCCTGTGACTCTATAGGAAGATTTTCAGGTTTTATTTATGAATAACATTACACAAGCAAAGAAAACCAATAAACACTTTATTATGTAAACAGAAGCCCATAATTTCAGAAAGCATTATTAAGTTATTGCAATAATCACAAACAAAATGCAAGATACATTCTGGTCTACACAACCAATGCGTGCCCACTCTTTACATTTAGTGCATTGTACCCATGCTTCTTCAAAAGGTTCACAGTATCTTACAGATATTGTGCTCTCGTCTGTTATTTGAGAATCTCCACCAGATTCCAGCTTATATTGACGCTTACTATTTGTTGCATTACTGTTTCAACTATTTACTTGTTTGGTTCTGTTGAATCCATCTGACGTTTCTCTCTATTGAATGCTTGTGCTGACTTCAAATCTCTTTCTGACTTTCTTTTCTCTACACTTTGTCTTTTCTTCTATCACCTAAGTACTCCTCAGGATATGAAAAGACTCAGCTGCCTGCGTTACTGTCATTTTCCCTCACATTACTTCACTTATTGCCATCCTCATATTCTCTTCAGTCTATTTTCCTTTCGTTTTCCCCCATTCTCAACCATTTCACTCTgaaaaatgaagagagagagagctatTATTATTTTCCCCCTAACATTCTGAGTGGTCAGTAGTGAACGGCCAGTGCTGTACGACGATCATGCAACAAAATCGATACCGATTGCGTACTATTTAATACACGATGTTTTGAAAATTTTACGGCTACAGCGTCCTTCAACAACGtagttaaaataaatgtaaaaataaattcagtTACTTACCTCACAATCGCGTACCACGGTACTGAAACTAACTTGTTACTCGCTCCTCTCACATAAACAACATTAAACGCTCACAAGTCACAAAAAACTGAATGCAGGACAAAATGCCTAACTATCAAGAGTGGGGAATGCTGTGTTAGTAAATAATTACACTAAACATTTTACTATACTGGTCAAATTTTTGTGTCAATCACACGCACAGGcacagggagagagggagggagggagggagggagggagagagagagcgggggggggggctgggggaggGATGTAAACCATTAACTGCTGTTAAAAAAAGACGTGATTGGTTATTCTAGCTATAGCCTTGGGGTCGATTAAATAGTGATTAGTCGGTCACATGGCAAATGCTACGCTGCACAGTGCACTAGTGAATCTAAAAGTGCGTGTACTGTGTGTATAAAGACAGGTGAGTGCAAAAAGAATCTGCAGCTTCCAAAAGGCATTCGACAAAGACCTTGCACTGCCGAAGAAATAAATGTATTTTACCACCTAAAGACAGATGGAGGCCTCCTTGCATAAGAAGTACCTGACtgttgtatttcttcaagtaactCAGTCAACAACTACAGAACTCAACCAAAAAACGGCCACAGAGCTGGACAACCATTACCATGGGTAAGTTAATAGTGAGATGTAGCCGGCATCCTCTTCTCAACCATAATTGCATCAAGGGGTTCTAGTCACGTCATTGCGATACGTACGCATATCCTTCGACAGTCACTGTAAAAGTGAGGCATATCACAACTTTCCGGAATCTTCTAGAACATATGAATTTCTCGTTTCAGAAGCTAGCAACACGATATTTGTTTCGGCAACACCTTTACACGGTAGTGAATAATGGCATTGGACACAGACATGTAGCATCCATTTGGTTCTAAAGACACGGTGGCGTTTCATGGCGCAAGGTGTTTTGGAACCACTCTGATTCCTTGATCGTCCGCAACTCACACAAACATTGATCGGAGCTAGGTATAGGAAGAGAGACATTTCGATCACTGATGTACTAGACGTGCTTAATAGAATTGAAGTCAGAAGATCTGGAGTACCATACAACCACCCTTGAGTCCGTGAAGAGTTATTGGAACAATTTTGGCAAAATTGGGAGTGCGATGGGatgatgcattgtcttgctgaagtttCAAATCACCTGTGGGGTGCTGAAGGTGGACAACTATTGCACATGAAGTGGCACTAGATTTTTCACTATTTGCAAGTGAAAATGTTGGCAGACGTGCCCCTTTCACCTTATATTGACATCCCGCGCACTACAAAAGAGACGTACtgatgttcatatcttcgtaacaaacaaagttacaagaaaggcaatcGTGCTGCTTAATGCCTCCCTAATATCtaaacatctacagctacatctagacACATTGTTCACAAGCCAACATAAGGTGCGTGGCTGAGGATACCCTGTCCCACTAGTAGTTGtttccttacctgttccactcgcagcTAGAACAATGGAAAAATGGCTATCaagatgcctccgtatgagccctaatttctcgtttcttGTCCCCgtaatccttacgcgaaatgtacgttggcagcagcagGATCGTTCTCATGTCAGCTTCAAATACTAGTTCTCTCAATTTTTCCAGTTGCACTCCtgtagggattctcatttgagtcccCGAAACATctgcgtaacacttgcgtgttgttcgaatcaACCGGTAACAAGTGTAGAAGCCCGTTTCAGTACcatcctttaatctgaccttgtcTCATCCTACCGCcatcttcgacaccttcccttCACTATAAcatcacagcatcgtcagcaaacaaccaccgattgctgcacaccctgtccgccagattatttatgtatgtagGAGATAACAGCGGCCCTATCAAACCTGCCTCGGGCACTTCTGACGAGACCCTtgcctctaatgaacactcgctgccgaggacaacgtactgcgttctgtCACTTAAGAATTGTTCGCGCCACtcccatatctgtgaacctattccgtatgcttgtatgTTCTTTAACAGTCTGCAAACGAGCAACGTGTTAGTTGCTTTTCGGAAGTTTGGGATCCGCCAACTGCCCTTCATCCGCAGTTCGCAgcatgtcatgtgacaaaatggcaagctgagtttctgaaaccgtgctgatttgtggacataaactTTCCggcctctaggaaatttattatactagaactcagaATTCGTTCTAAACTCTCGTCatttgcttaagaatttttttctggacaaaaagttatttgttgtggtcaagataaatgggacaccgtaCAGAGTCCCGTCCATGATTATAAATGTCTTTTGTTATAAGAATGATGCAATTACTCGTAACCTGTACACTATAGGGATGTATTCCTAGGTATGAGATTTAGTTTCAGGTTTATAATTTCGTATTTCACTAGTACATTAGTGCGCCATCTCTTCCGACAGCTCCAATGTTAAAGCAGCTGAGTCATAAAAAGGATGACGTTTTGATCGTCTGGATTCTTCCACAATACTGTACATCCGAAATCTCAGTTGTCACAATCGgaaacataaatttcttttcattgtGACAGCTGCTGTCTCAGTGAAAACTGCGTTACACAGCTTGGGTTTGAAATGCCGTAATATTTTGTACGTAGTTACACCATTGGGAAACCTATTAGTTCAGAACTGTTGTTTCCTAGGAACAACTTTCTCCCGACATAATGCCGTCCGCAAAGCCAAGTGTTGGTCAACTCTTCCTCAATAGCAGCCACTTACCGTTATCCGCTTGAGATAATAATGAAGGACAGGAGCGAGACTCGACAGCCTTCAATTAACTCCTTCCCTCGAGATGTAGTCAGTAGTTATCTCCAATCCTCTGTGGCCTGCTGGAAGCTATCAGATAAGAGGGATTCGTTTCAAGGAAACGGCACTTCCTGTCCATTGTTGCACTCGTATCGAGACCCACATCATGCAGTGCCTGCCGCCCACGCTGTGTTACGCAAGACTACACGGCACACGAGGAACTTGGCCGTCCACTACTTCTTCTCTCCGTCTCAGGATATGTTATGACTGGACACCAACGCAGTGCGTCTGTTTAAAAGTTAGAGGCCATTCGATAAACACAACAACCTCCTTTTAACAGTAGAATGACTTACAAGGATTACTCTGCACATGAATGTGCAATGAAAGATCTAGcttacttcctcaaattacggcatCTATATGTAAATCTTGAGTCAGGTGGAGCACCAATTATTGTCTACATGAATATTATCTCTTATGCACAGCTGATGAAATATAAACTGCTAGTAAGAAGACAGTCTCAGCATGACATGACATAACGGTTATCTGAAACAAGTCTGACGTTCCTGCTCTTTAAGTGAACACTCCGCGGCCTTTCGACAGTGTTCAACCACCCTGAGACACCAGTGGAATTTTGAAGAACGTCCCAGCAGAGTGATCGAAACGTTACGCAGAGAAGGAGTATGATAaggaatatgacgcggcctaaagATTAACATCAGAGTTACATGCCTCACCTTATCGACACTGTCAGTAAAGCGCTTATTAGTGATAGTGATGTCATCATAGCGGCGATTGTcattaaagttaataaatccatcaataaGCCGATGAGAGAGCAGATAAGCAATGTTTAGCACCCTAAGTAGAAAATGAATGGCACACCAAGAAGAAAGTGACGAAGTTGTGAATTTTAAGAACACACGCGTACTACACAGACAAAGTAACATTTACGGAAGGAAAGTCCGCGAACCTTCGTGACTACCCGCCCATCTCAGAAAGTAAACACCCAGCCACGGCGAGCGACGAAAAAAAATCAACAGCTACCAGGAGACAATCGAGACCGCgcaacaacaataatattttggATTCCCCTTCGCTGTTAGTGTCTGCTTACAGTATTTACACAACGACGACAGTTCACCAGTAGCAGCCAGGAGATTATTAACCACTAAATTCTTTCTTCGAAGAAGGACGGGGGACTAGAGCCTTTCGTCTGTGAACACAACACTGCCTTTCGACAGCGTTCAGGCATCCGATGACTTAGTTCACTTAGGCCGATTACACGCCTCGAGACAACTCGCAGTCAATTTCTACCTCGATAATCATATTTTTGTGAAAGGTGTATCGTAGGTTCTCGCCATTCAAGTTTAATTCAAGTATAATTCGACCGCGACAGCTTTTACGGCGAGGGATAAATACAGGTACATTGTGACAAATGTTTCGTTTATTTCTTCTCAAAAACTATACGTTTGAAGTATCTTTACTTTGTACGCTTTCTGATTTCACTCTCTGCGTGTCACCAGGCGAAATTTCAGCGGAGGATCCAAACTATCGCCTATtgtaaaacaaaataagaaatgcaCTGCACTGTTTGcactgctacctgagtagctgcttcctctgtGTAACACATCCCTGAACTATAGGGAAATCCTACAATTCTGTACACTGTAACACGTTCAAAGACCTGCAGCCAAGTCCACCATAGAAACGACGGAGTTTCTCGTCGAGACTTTCCACTCGGGTCCAAATTGAATAACGCAGACCAATTATAGATACGAAACTACAAACTGTAGTAGGCTATCAGTCAATCGTCGGTAAAAATTGAAACCAAACGGCAGGCGTCATTGATGCCGACGTGGGCCAAAACTTACCGATGACTGCACCCTGCACCATCGATAGCTACAGATGGGACCTCCTCCACTTCTCGCATGGACCCTCCTAGAACACATACCGAGCACACATTGGCTTCTTCCCAGTTCTGATTGCTATTTGCTTGGAGGCTCCATAACACCTAaacattggagctcccgataactaccAAACCTCTCTCCCTGCGTATCTGCTAAAATCCTGCTTAAGGAGAAGCCATTTGTCCACTCGTAGGAGGAATGTGCAAGGCCAGACGGTCGGTAGCCAACATTCGCTCTCTGCTtcgaggaccgagcgaggtggcgcagtggttagcacactggactcgcattcgggaggacgacggttcaatcccgtctccagccatcctgatttaggttttccgtgatttccctaaatcgcttcaggcaaatgccgggatggttcctttgaaagtgcacggccgatttccttcccaatccttccctaacccgagcatgagctccgtctctaatgacctcgttgtcgacgggacgttaaactctaaccaccaccaccaccactctgctTCGAGCGATTTCAGTGGGTTGCAAGCTACCACTCACACAGCAGCGAGCGCTATTCTCCCAAGTCGTGTACGTTGGAAGGTACCACTAGCGGGGGCCACCAGCGAAACGAGCGACATTTGAGTTGCCTCATAGGATGCACCAGCTTCCCCGCTACCGCTGCATCTTAGGGCAGCAGCTAACAGACGGCTAACGGCGGCGAAAAGTGTCTTTTGTTGTTCGCAACTGAGACCAGCTCCTGTATccacagacagtatgcacataccTTGTCCGTCCTTCTTTTTAGAAAAAGGTTTGCACAACCAACTTGTTAACAGCACATATGAATCTACTATTGTGAGGCTTACACCATTCCATTGTTCTTTCATTCCATATCCCAGCATGGGTGAGATGGGCTGGCAGCTTGAAACTATTGAAAAACGATAAAACATTTAGATTTCAAAGTTATTGAAATTATGATTATTCATTGATGGTGTTAAAAAGACTTGTTTtcaaagaaatattgaaaaattgaTAATGCATTTAACTGCATTAGAGTTACAACGAACTGCATAATGAGGGGTTTATTTGAGAGAGGACGGGCTGAGTGGTTCTGGTGAAGTAAGATGTGGGATATTACTTGATGAAGAGGGTTGGTTTTTGGCAGTTGGTGTAATGTGGACGATGGAGAAACGtgggatttgtgaaaggtgtaactAAAATGGAGGCCAGTCCATAGGTATGAGGAAAACATGTACAAGAGGACGGGAAGAGAATACGGAGCCCTGATATGGGTGGTATAAATCTGGTAGGAAGGATAAATGTGGGGGCGAATTTCTTTGTCTGAGAGGAGTCTGTTAAAATATATAGAGGGTATAGAGAGTGTTTAGGTATGGGTGTAGGTTGTCTCAATATAGGTGCGGCAGCATATCAGAGCTGGTGGTGTAAGATATATGGAACTGTACAATGTATGTCAGGAGGGAGAGGTAAGTGATGAGCTGGTAACTGTTCTGTAAATTAGAAATTTGTGAtagggactatgggaccaaactgcttaggtcatcgttccctaggcttacgcactacttaatttaacttaaactaacttatcctaatcacaacacacacacccatgcccgagggaggagtcgaacctccgacggggagagccgcgcgaaccgtgcaagacactcgagaccgaacggctaccccgcgcggcaacggATTCGTGTCGGGAAAGTTAAACGGATGCAGAAAGCAAAGTGGGATGTCTGGCGTTCAGTGATACGGACACTGTGATGGAACTTTGATCAATCAGATATCCCGTCTACATCGACACAGCTGAGGAT
This window contains:
- the LOC126203416 gene encoding cuticle protein 19-like isoform X2 — translated: MGPLQALLAAFAVWRVTSALPGFVRPVAIDYYAPARYAFKYGVTDPNTGDIKQQSESRHGDVVKGQYSLVEPDGSVRTVDYTADPVNGFNAVVSKSGPAVHPPPAPKPVVVAKPVVVAAPPVVHQPAAHVVAVPQVITAVVKPHYVTQHEYDLYDGAAGYVVDNAAHYPHYSYY
- the LOC126203416 gene encoding cuticle protein 19-like isoform X1, whose protein sequence is MGPLQALLAAFAVWRVTSALPGFVRPVAIDYYAPARYAFKYGVTDPNTGDIKQQSESRHGDVVKGQYSLVEPDGSVRTVDYTADPVNGFNAVVSKSGPAVHPPPAPKPVVVAKPVVVAAPPVVHQPAAHVVAVPQVITAEVVKPHYVTQHEYDLYDGAAGYVVDNAAHYPHYSYY